One Vulpes lagopus strain Blue_001 chromosome 17, ASM1834538v1, whole genome shotgun sequence DNA segment encodes these proteins:
- the EIF4G1 gene encoding LOW QUALITY PROTEIN: eukaryotic translation initiation factor 4 gamma 1 (The sequence of the model RefSeq protein was modified relative to this genomic sequence to represent the inferred CDS: inserted 1 base in 1 codon) has translation MNKAPQPTGPPPAPSPGLPQPAFPPGQTAPVVFSTPQATQMNTPSQPRQHFYPSRAQPPSSAATRVQSAAPARPGPAAHVYPAGSQVMMIPSQISYSASQGAYYIPGQGRSTYVVPTQQYPVQPGAPGFYPSASPTEFGTYAGAYYPAQGVQQFPTGVAPAPVLMNQPPQIAPKRERKTIRIRDPNQGGKDITEEIMSGARTASTPTPPQTGGGLEPQANGETPQVAVVVRPDDRSQGAIIGSRPGLPGPEHSPSESQPSSPCPTPSPPPILEPGSEPNLAVLSIPGDTVTTGMIQMSVEESTPMPRETGEPYCLSPEPTPLAEPILEVEVTLSKPIPESEFSSSPLQVPTPSASHKEEILPEPNGMVPSEDLEPEVESSPELAPLPPPACPSESPTPIAPTAQPEELLNGAPSPPAVDLSPVSEPKEQAKEVTASVAPPTVLSATPAMAPPATSPAQEEEMEEEEEEEEEGEAGDAEAQKGGEELXPPESTPVAAHLSQNLEAAATTQVAVSVPKKRRKIKELNKKEAVGDLLDAFKEVSPGVPEVENQPPVGTSPGPEPEGSSGPPRPEEADETWDSKEDKIHNAENIQPGEQKYEYKSDQWKPLNLEEKKRYDREFLLGFQFIFASMQKPEGLPHISDVVLDKANKTPLRPLDPTRLQGINCGPDFIPSFANVGRPALSNRGPPRGGPGGELPRGPAGLGPRRSQQGPRKEPRKIIATVLMTEDIKLNKAEKAWKPSSKRTAADKDRGEEDADGSKTQDLFRRVRSILNKLTPQMFQQLMKQVTQLAIDTEERLKGVIDLIFEKAISEPNFSVAYANMCRCLMALKVPTTEKPTVTVNFRKLLLNRCQKEFEKDKDDDEVFEKKQKEMDEAATAEERGRLKEELEEARDIARRRSLGNIKFIGELFKLKMLTEAIMHDCVVKLLKNHDEESLECLCRLLTTIGKDLDFEKAKPRMDQYFNQMEKIIKEKKTSSRIRFMLQDVLDLRRSNWVPRRGDQGPKTIDQIHKEAEMEEHWEHVKVQQLMAKGSDKRRGGPPGPPISRGLPLVDDGGWNTVPISKGSRPIDTSRLTKITKPGSIDSNNQLFAPGGRLSWGKGSSGGSGAKPSDAASEAARPATSTLNRFSALQQAVPTESTDSRRVVQRSSLSRERSEKAGDRGDRLERSERGGDRGDRLDRSRTPATKRSFSKEVEERSRERPSQPEGLRKAASLTEDRDRGRDAVKREATLPPVSPPKAALSEEELEKKSKAIIEEYLHLNDMKEAVQCVQELASPSLLFIFVRHGIESTLERSTIAREHMGRLLHQLLSAGHLSTAQYYQGLYEILELAEDMEIDIPHVWLYLAELITPILQEGGVPMGELFREITKPLRPLGKAASLLLEILGLLCKSMGPKKVGMMWREAGLSWKDFLPEGQDVSAFVADQKVEYTLGEESEAPGQRMLSSEELNRQLEKLLKEGSSNQRVFDWIEANLSEQQVASNTLVRALMTTVCYSAIIFETPLRVDVAVLKARAKLLQKYLCDEQKELQALYALQALVVTLEQPANLLRMFFDALYDEDVVKEDAFYSWESSKDPAEQQGKGVALKSVTAFFKWLREAEEEESDHN, from the exons ATGAACAAAGCTCCACAGCCCAcaggccccccacctgccccatccCCTGGACTCCCACAG CCTGCGTTTCCCCCGGGGCAGACAGCACCGGTGGTGTTCAGTACGCCACAAGCGACACAAATGAACACGCCTTCTCAGCCCCGCCAG CACTTCTACCCTAGCCGGGCCCAGCCCCCGAGCAGTGCAGCCACCCGAGTGCAGAGTGCAGCCCCCGCCCGCCCTGGCCCAGCTGCCCATGTCTACCCTGCTGGATCCCAAGTAATGATGATCCCTTCCCAGATCTCCTACTCAGCCTCCCAAGGGGCCTACTACATCCCTGGACAG ggGCGTTCCACATATGTTGTCCCGACACAGCAGTATCCTGTacagccaggagccccaggcttCTATCCGAGTGCGAGCCCTACAGAGTTTGGGACTTACG ctGGCGCCTACTACCCAGCCCAGGGTGTGCAGCAGTTTCCCACTGGTGTGGCCCCCGCCCCAGTTTTGATGAACCAGCCACCCCAGATTGCTCCCAAGAGGGAGCGGAAGACC ATCCGAATTCGAGATCCAAACCAAGGAGGGAAGGATATCACGGAGGAGATCATGTCTGGGGCCCGCACCGCCTCcacacccacccctccccag ACGGGAGGCGGTCTGGAGCCTCAAGCTAATGGGGAGACACCCCAGGTTGCTGTTGTTGTCCGGCCAG ATGACCGGTCCCAGGGAGCAATCATTGGGAGCCGGCCGGGGTTGCCTGGCCCAGAACACAGCCCTTCAGAATCCCAGCCTTCATCACCTTGTCCGACCCCATCACCACCCCCAATCTTGGAACCGGGGTCTGAGCCTAATCTCGCAGTCCTCTCCATTCCTGGGGACACTGTGACAACGGGGATGATCCAAATGTCTGTAGAAGAATCCACCCCCATGCCCCGTGAAACTGGGGAGCCATATTGCCTCTCTCCAGAACCCACTCCCCTCGCTGAACCCATACTGGAAGTAGAAGTGACACTTAGCAAACCGATTCCAGAATCTGAGTTCTCTTCCAGTCCTCTCCAGGTTCCCACCCCCTCTGCATCTCACAAAGAGGAAATTCTTCCTGAACCTAATGGCATGGTCCCATCTGAGGATCTGGAACCAGAGGTGGAGTCGAGCCCAGAGcttgctcctctccctcccccagcttgtcCTTCCGAATCCCCCACGCCCATTGCTCCAACTGCCCAACCTGAGGAACTGCTCAACGGAGCCCCCTCGCCACCAGCTGTGGACTTAAGCCCAGTCAGTGAGCCAAAGGAGCAGGCCAAGGAGGTTACAGCATCAGTGGCTCCCCCCACCGTCCTCTCTGCCACTCCAGCTATGGCTCCTCCAGCTACTTCCCCAGCtcaggaggaggaaatggaggaagaggaagaagaggaggaagaaggagaagctggagatgctgaggctcagaagggaggagaggaac CTCCCCCAGAAAGCACCCCTGTTGCAGCCCACCTGTCTCAGAATTTAGAGGCAGCAGCTACCACCCAAG TGGCGGTGTCTGTGCCAAAGAAGAGACGGAAAATTAAGGAGCTCAATAAGAAGGAGGCTGTGGGAGACCTTCTAGATGCTTTCAAGGAG GTGAGCCCAGGAGTACCAGAAGTGGAAAATCAGCCTCCTGTTGGCACCAGTCCTGGCCCGGAGCCTGAGGGCAGCAGTGGACCCCCGAGGCCTGAGGAAGCAGACGAGACCTGGGATTCAAAGGAAGACAAAATTCACAATGCTGAGAACATCCAGCCCGGGGAACAGAAGTATGAGTATAAGTCAG ATCAGTGGAAGCCTCTAAACCTTGAGGAGAAAAAGCGTTATGACCGTGAGTTCCTGCTTGGCTTTCAGTTCATCTTTGCCAGTATGCAGAAGCCAGAGGGATTGCCCCACATCAGTGATGTGGTGTTGGATAAG GCCAATAAAACACCACTGCGGCCACTGGACCCCACGAGACTTCAAGGCATAAATTGTGGTCCAGACTTCATCCCTTCCTTTGCCAACGTTGGCCGACCAGCCCTTAGCAACCGTGGGCCCCCAAGGGGTGGGCCAGGTGGGGAGCTGCCCCGAGGGCCG GCTGGTCTGGGACCCCGGCGCTCTCAGCAAGGCCCCCGAAAGGAACCCCGCAAGATCATTGCCACAGTGTTAATGACTGAAGATATAAAGTTGAACAAAGCAGAGAAAGCCTGGAAGCCCAGCAGCAAGCGGACAGCCGCTGATAAGGATCGAGGGGAAGAGGATGCTGATGGCAGCAAAACCCAG GACCTGTTCCGCAGGGTGCGCTCCATCCTGAATAAGCTGACACCCCAGATGTTCCAGCAGCTTATGAAGCAGGTGACGCAGCTGGCCATTGACACCGAGGAACGCCTCAAAGGGGTCATTGACCTCATCTTCGAGAAGGCCATTTCAGAGCCCAACTTCTCTGTGGCCTATGCCAACATGTGCCGCTGCCTCATGGCG CTGAAAGTGCCCACTACAGAAAAGCCAACGGTGACTGTGAACTTCCGAAAACTGTTGTTGAATCGATGTCAGAAAGAgtttgaaaaagacaaagatgatgATGAGGTTTTTGAGAAGAAGCAAAAAGAGATGGATGAAGCTGCCACG GCAGAGGAACGAGGACGCTTGAAGGAAGAGTTGGAAGAGGCTCGAGACATAGCCCGGCGGCGCTCTTTAGGGAATATCAAGTTTATTGGGGAGTTGTTTAAGTTGAAGATGTTAACAGAGGCTATAATGCATGACTGTGTGGTTAAGCTACTTAAGAATCATGATGAAGAGTCCCTTGAATGCCTTTGTCGTCTGCTCACTACCATTGGCAAAGATCTGGACTTTGAAAAAGCCAAG CCCCGAATGGATCAGTATTTCAACCAGATGGaaaaaatcattaaggaaaagAAGACTTCATCCCGAATCCGCTTTATGCTGCAAGACGTGCTGGATCTGCGACGG AGCAATTGGGTGCCACGCCGTGGGGACCAGGGTCCCAAGACCATTGACCAGATCCACAAGGAGGCTGAGATGGAGGAGCACTGGGAGCACGTAAAAGTGCAGCAGCTAATGGCCAAGGGCAGTGACAAGCGTCGGGGTGGCCCTCCAGGCCCACCCATTA GTCGTGGCCTCCCACTTGTGGATGATGGTGGCTGGAACACAGTCCCCATCAGCAAGGGCAGCCGCCCTATCGACACCTCACGACTCACCAAGATCACGAAG CCCGGCTCCATTGATTCTAACAACCAGCTCTTTGCACCCGGAGGGCGATTGAGCTGGGGCAAGGGCAGCAGTGGAGGCTCAGGAGCCAAGCCCTCTGATGCAG CATCAGAAGCTGCTCGTCCAGCTACTAGTACCTTGAACCGCTTCTCAGCCCTTCAACAAGCAGTACCTACAGAAAGCACAGACAGCAGACGTGTGGTACAGAG GAGTAGTTTGAGTCGGGAAAGAAGTGAGAAAGCTGGGGACCGGGGAGACCGCCTAGAGCGGAGTGAACGGGGAGGTGACCGTGGGGACCGCCTCGATCGCTCTCGGACACCTGCCACCAAGCGGAGCTTCAGCAAGGAAGTGGAGGAGCGAAGTAGAGAGCGGCCCTCCCAGCCTGAGGGACTGCGCAAGGCAGCTAGCCTCACAGAGGATCGGGACCGTGGGCGGGATGCCG TGAAGCGAGAAGCCACCCTGCCACCAGTGAGTCCCCCGAAAGCTGCGCTTTCTGAGGAAGAGCTGGAGAAGAAATCCAAGGCCATCATTGAGGAATATCTCCATCTCAATGATATGAAG GAGGCAGTGCAGTGTGTACAGGAGCTGGCCTCACCCTCCCTGCTCTTCATCTTTGTGCGACATGGCATTGAGTCAACACTGGAGCGCAGCACCATTGCTCGAGAGCATATGGGGCGGCTGCTGCACCAGCTGCTCTCTGCTGGGCACCTCTCCACTGCTCAGTACTACCAAGG GCTGTATGAAATCTTAGAATTGGCTGAAGACATGGAAATTGACATTCCCCACGTGTGGCTCTACCTAGCAGAACTCATAACGCCCATTCTGCAGGAAGGTGGGGTACCTATGGGGGAGCTGTTCAG GGAGATTACAAAACCTCTGAGACCCCTGGGCAAAGCTGCTTCTCTGTTGCTGGAGATCCTGGGGCTCCTATGCAAAAGTATG GGTCCCAAAAAGGTGGGGATGATGTGGCGAGAGGCTGGACTCAGCTGGAAGGATTTCCTACCTGAAGGCCAGGATGTCAGTGCATTCGTCGCTGATCAG AAGGTGGAGTATACCTTGGGTGAGGAGTCAGAAGCCCCTGGCCAAAGGATGCTCTCCTCCGAGGAGCTGAACAGACAGTTGGAGAAGCTGCTGAAGGAGGGCAGCAGTAACCAGCGGGTGTTTGACTGGATAGAG GCCAACCTGAGTGAGCAGCAGGTAGCATCCAACACACTAGTTCGAGCCCTCATGACAACTGTCTGCTATTCTGCAATTATCT TTGAGACGCCCCTCCGAGTGGATGTTGCGGTGCTGAAAGCTCGAGCGAAACTGCTACAGAAATACCTGTGTGATGAGCAGAAGGAGCTGCAGGCACTCTATGCCCTCCAGGCCCTTGTAGTGACCTTAGAACAGCCTGCCA